In Kogia breviceps isolate mKogBre1 chromosome 7, mKogBre1 haplotype 1, whole genome shotgun sequence, a single window of DNA contains:
- the ART5 gene encoding ecto-ADP-ribosyltransferase 5 isoform X2: MMLVALLIALSCLGIHTLNGILIYAPWQAQNVSIQNLSLAPNTFDDAYVGCSEEMEEKAVHLLAEEMANHTRLRESWETAQKAWEQRHPGLSLPPGFKTQHGIAIMVYTNSSNPLYRELNQAVRTGGDSREFYMQHFPFKALHFYLTRALQLLRGSRDCSREPGQVVFRGVGTIRFEPKELGGSVRLGQFTSSSLDEAVARRFGNATFFSLRTCFGAPIQALSVFPKEREVLIPPHEVFLVTSFSQDGVRNLVTLSSNNQMCSHFNCAYLGAKKRPSCESVPRGQADSVSNGAFSLLSSKALPLASWEFQLLGAVL; this comes from the exons ATGATGTTGGTGGCTCTGTTGATCGCCCTTAGCTGCCTTGGCATCCACACCCTCAACGGCATCCTCATTTACGCCCCCTGGCAG GCCCAGAATGTTTCCATCCAGAATCTGAGCCTGGCTCCAAACACCTTTGATGATGCCTATGTGGGCTGCtcggaggagatggaggagaaggCAGTCCATCTGCTAGCGGAGGAGATGGCTAACCATACCAGGCTGCGAGAGTCCTGGGAGACAGCCCAGAAGGCCTGGGAGCAAAGGCATCCAGGGCTCAGCCTGCCTCCAGGCTTCAAAACCCAGCACGGAATCGCCATCATGGTCTACACCAACTCATCCAACCCTTTATACCGGGAGCTGAACCAGGCTGTGCGGACAGGCGGCGACTCCAGAGAGTTCTACATGCAGCACTTCCCCTTCAAGGCCCTGCATTTCTACCTGACCCGGGCCCTGCAGCTGCTGCGGGGCAGTAGGGACTGCAGCAGGGAACCTGGGCAGGTGGTGTTCCGAGGCGTGGGCACCATTCGATTTGAACCCAAGGAGCTGGGGGGCTCTGTCCGCTTAGGCCAGTTTACCTCCAGCTCCCTGGATGAGGCAGTGGCCCGCAGATTTGGTAATGCCACCTTCTTCTCTCTAAGGACTTGCTTTGGGGCCCCGATCCAAGCCCTGTCTGTCTTTCCCAAGGAGCGTGAGGTGCTGATCCCCCCGCATGAAGTCTTCTTAGTCACCAGTTTCTCCCAGGATGGAGTCCGGAACCTGGTGACTCTCTCCAGCAATAATCAGATGTGCAGCCACTTTAACTGCGCCTATCTGGGTG CGAAGAAGAGGCCGAGCTGTGAGTCTGTGCCAA GAGGACAGGCTGACTCAGTCTCCAACGGGgccttctctctgctctcttcGAAGGCCCTGCCCTTGGCCTCTTGGGAGTTCCAGCTCTTAGGAGCTGTGCTCTGA
- the ART1 gene encoding GPI-linked NAD(P)(+)--arginine ADP-ribosyltransferase 1 isoform X2, with translation MPLDMALASFDDQYAGCATAMAAALPDLNRTEFQANKVYADVWAQASSQWQERQAWGPKWGLSPTRLAPPAGFREEHGVALLAYTANSPLHKEFNAAVREAGRSRAHYLHHFSFKTLHFLLTEALQLLGRGQRPPQCRQVFRGVQGLHFRPAAPGATVRLGGFASASLQNAAAQQFGEDTFFGIWTCLGAPIKGYSFFPGEEEVLIPPFETFQVINASRPAQGPARIYLRALGQRSTYNCEYIKDKQCKSRPCHLDNSAMGQGPLSAVCSLLLLLWFLVGEAFPESPGLL, from the exons ATGCCCCTGGACATGGCCCTGGCCTCCTTTGATGACCAGTATGCTGGCTGTGCCACAGCCATGGCGGCGGCTCTCCCAGATCTCAACCGCACGGAGTTCCAGGCCAACAAAGTGTACGCCGATGTCTGGGCTCAAGCAAGCAGCCAGTGGCAGGAGCGCCAGgcctgggggcccaagtgggGCCTCAGCCCTACCCGTCTGGCCCCGCCCGCGGGCTTCCGAGAAGAGCACGGGGTGGCCCTCCTGGCCTACACGGCTAACAGCCCCCTGCACAAAGAATTCAACGCGGCCGTGCGCGAGGCTGGCCGCTCCCGGGCCCACTACCTCCACCACTTCTCCTTCAAGACACTCCACTTCCTGCTGACCGAGGCCCTGCAGCTGCTGGGCAGGGGCCAGCGTCCACCCCAGTGCCGCCAGGTGTTCCGAGGGGTGCAGGGCCTGCACTTCCGGCCAGCGGCGCCCGGGGCCACTGTCAGGCTGGGGGGCTTTGCCTCTGCATCCCTGCAGAATGCTGCAGCCCAGCAGTTTGGGGAAGACACCTTCTTTGGCATCTGGACCTGTCTCGGGGCCCCTATCAAGGGCTACTCCTTTttccctggggaggaggaggtgctGATCCCTCCCTTCGAGACCTTCCAGGTGATCAATGCCAGCAGACCGGCCCAGGGCCCTGCCCGCATCTACCTCCGGGCCCTGGGCCAGCGCAGCACATACAACTGCGAGTACATCAAAG ACAAGCAGTGCAAGTCAAGGCCCTGCCATCTGGATAACTCAG CCATGGGTCAGGGCCCCCTTTCTGCAGTCTGCTCCCTTCTACTGCTGCTCTGGTTCCTTGTTGGAGAAGCCTTTCCAGAGAGTCCAGGACTCCTCTAA
- the ART5 gene encoding ecto-ADP-ribosyltransferase 5 isoform X1: MMLVALLIALSCLGIHTLNGILIYAPWQAQNVSIQNLSLAPNTFDDAYVGCSEEMEEKAVHLLAEEMANHTRLRESWETAQKAWEQRHPGLSLPPGFKTQHGIAIMVYTNSSNPLYRELNQAVRTGGDSREFYMQHFPFKALHFYLTRALQLLRGSRDCSREPGQVVFRGVGTIRFEPKELGGSVRLGQFTSSSLDEAVARRFGNATFFSLRTCFGAPIQALSVFPKEREVLIPPHEVFLVTSFSQDGVRNLVTLSSNNQMCSHFNCAYLGAKKRPSCESVPTGGQADSVSNGAFSLLSSKALPLASWEFQLLGAVL, translated from the exons ATGATGTTGGTGGCTCTGTTGATCGCCCTTAGCTGCCTTGGCATCCACACCCTCAACGGCATCCTCATTTACGCCCCCTGGCAG GCCCAGAATGTTTCCATCCAGAATCTGAGCCTGGCTCCAAACACCTTTGATGATGCCTATGTGGGCTGCtcggaggagatggaggagaaggCAGTCCATCTGCTAGCGGAGGAGATGGCTAACCATACCAGGCTGCGAGAGTCCTGGGAGACAGCCCAGAAGGCCTGGGAGCAAAGGCATCCAGGGCTCAGCCTGCCTCCAGGCTTCAAAACCCAGCACGGAATCGCCATCATGGTCTACACCAACTCATCCAACCCTTTATACCGGGAGCTGAACCAGGCTGTGCGGACAGGCGGCGACTCCAGAGAGTTCTACATGCAGCACTTCCCCTTCAAGGCCCTGCATTTCTACCTGACCCGGGCCCTGCAGCTGCTGCGGGGCAGTAGGGACTGCAGCAGGGAACCTGGGCAGGTGGTGTTCCGAGGCGTGGGCACCATTCGATTTGAACCCAAGGAGCTGGGGGGCTCTGTCCGCTTAGGCCAGTTTACCTCCAGCTCCCTGGATGAGGCAGTGGCCCGCAGATTTGGTAATGCCACCTTCTTCTCTCTAAGGACTTGCTTTGGGGCCCCGATCCAAGCCCTGTCTGTCTTTCCCAAGGAGCGTGAGGTGCTGATCCCCCCGCATGAAGTCTTCTTAGTCACCAGTTTCTCCCAGGATGGAGTCCGGAACCTGGTGACTCTCTCCAGCAATAATCAGATGTGCAGCCACTTTAACTGCGCCTATCTGGGTG CGAAGAAGAGGCCGAGCTGTGAGTCTGTGCCAA caGGAGGACAGGCTGACTCAGTCTCCAACGGGgccttctctctgctctcttcGAAGGCCCTGCCCTTGGCCTCTTGGGAGTTCCAGCTCTTAGGAGCTGTGCTCTGA
- the ART1 gene encoding GPI-linked NAD(P)(+)--arginine ADP-ribosyltransferase 1 isoform X1, translating to MQTPAMMSLLLVSMGLMEALQAQSHPITRRDLFSREMPLDMALASFDDQYAGCATAMAAALPDLNRTEFQANKVYADVWAQASSQWQERQAWGPKWGLSPTRLAPPAGFREEHGVALLAYTANSPLHKEFNAAVREAGRSRAHYLHHFSFKTLHFLLTEALQLLGRGQRPPQCRQVFRGVQGLHFRPAAPGATVRLGGFASASLQNAAAQQFGEDTFFGIWTCLGAPIKGYSFFPGEEEVLIPPFETFQVINASRPAQGPARIYLRALGQRSTYNCEYIKDKQCKSRPCHLDNSAMGQGPLSAVCSLLLLLWFLVGEAFPESPGLL from the exons ATGCAGACCCCTGCCATGATGTCTCTGCTGCTCGTGTCCATGGGCCTCATGGAAGCACTTCAG GCCCAGAGCCACCCCATCACACGACGGGACCTCTTCTCTCGAGAAATGCCCCTGGACATGGCCCTGGCCTCCTTTGATGACCAGTATGCTGGCTGTGCCACAGCCATGGCGGCGGCTCTCCCAGATCTCAACCGCACGGAGTTCCAGGCCAACAAAGTGTACGCCGATGTCTGGGCTCAAGCAAGCAGCCAGTGGCAGGAGCGCCAGgcctgggggcccaagtgggGCCTCAGCCCTACCCGTCTGGCCCCGCCCGCGGGCTTCCGAGAAGAGCACGGGGTGGCCCTCCTGGCCTACACGGCTAACAGCCCCCTGCACAAAGAATTCAACGCGGCCGTGCGCGAGGCTGGCCGCTCCCGGGCCCACTACCTCCACCACTTCTCCTTCAAGACACTCCACTTCCTGCTGACCGAGGCCCTGCAGCTGCTGGGCAGGGGCCAGCGTCCACCCCAGTGCCGCCAGGTGTTCCGAGGGGTGCAGGGCCTGCACTTCCGGCCAGCGGCGCCCGGGGCCACTGTCAGGCTGGGGGGCTTTGCCTCTGCATCCCTGCAGAATGCTGCAGCCCAGCAGTTTGGGGAAGACACCTTCTTTGGCATCTGGACCTGTCTCGGGGCCCCTATCAAGGGCTACTCCTTTttccctggggaggaggaggtgctGATCCCTCCCTTCGAGACCTTCCAGGTGATCAATGCCAGCAGACCGGCCCAGGGCCCTGCCCGCATCTACCTCCGGGCCCTGGGCCAGCGCAGCACATACAACTGCGAGTACATCAAAG ACAAGCAGTGCAAGTCAAGGCCCTGCCATCTGGATAACTCAG CCATGGGTCAGGGCCCCCTTTCTGCAGTCTGCTCCCTTCTACTGCTGCTCTGGTTCCTTGTTGGAGAAGCCTTTCCAGAGAGTCCAGGACTCCTCTAA
- the ART5 gene encoding ecto-ADP-ribosyltransferase 5 isoform X3 has protein sequence MMLVALLIALSCLGIHTLNGILIYAPWQAQNVSIQNLSLAPNTFDDAYVGCSEEMEEKAVHLLAEEMANHTRLRESWETAQKAWEQRHPGLSLPPGFKTQHGIAIMVYTNSSNPLYRELNQAVRTGGDSREFYMQHFPFKALHFYLTRALQLLRGSRDCSREPGQVVFRGVGTIRFEPKELGGSVRLGQFTSSSLDEAVARRFGNATFFSLRTCFGAPIQALSVFPKEREVLIPPHEVFLVTSFSQDGVRNLVTLSSNNQMCSHFNCAYLGAGGQADSVSNGAFSLLSSKALPLASWEFQLLGAVL, from the exons ATGATGTTGGTGGCTCTGTTGATCGCCCTTAGCTGCCTTGGCATCCACACCCTCAACGGCATCCTCATTTACGCCCCCTGGCAG GCCCAGAATGTTTCCATCCAGAATCTGAGCCTGGCTCCAAACACCTTTGATGATGCCTATGTGGGCTGCtcggaggagatggaggagaaggCAGTCCATCTGCTAGCGGAGGAGATGGCTAACCATACCAGGCTGCGAGAGTCCTGGGAGACAGCCCAGAAGGCCTGGGAGCAAAGGCATCCAGGGCTCAGCCTGCCTCCAGGCTTCAAAACCCAGCACGGAATCGCCATCATGGTCTACACCAACTCATCCAACCCTTTATACCGGGAGCTGAACCAGGCTGTGCGGACAGGCGGCGACTCCAGAGAGTTCTACATGCAGCACTTCCCCTTCAAGGCCCTGCATTTCTACCTGACCCGGGCCCTGCAGCTGCTGCGGGGCAGTAGGGACTGCAGCAGGGAACCTGGGCAGGTGGTGTTCCGAGGCGTGGGCACCATTCGATTTGAACCCAAGGAGCTGGGGGGCTCTGTCCGCTTAGGCCAGTTTACCTCCAGCTCCCTGGATGAGGCAGTGGCCCGCAGATTTGGTAATGCCACCTTCTTCTCTCTAAGGACTTGCTTTGGGGCCCCGATCCAAGCCCTGTCTGTCTTTCCCAAGGAGCGTGAGGTGCTGATCCCCCCGCATGAAGTCTTCTTAGTCACCAGTTTCTCCCAGGATGGAGTCCGGAACCTGGTGACTCTCTCCAGCAATAATCAGATGTGCAGCCACTTTAACTGCGCCTATCTGGGTG caGGAGGACAGGCTGACTCAGTCTCCAACGGGgccttctctctgctctcttcGAAGGCCCTGCCCTTGGCCTCTTGGGAGTTCCAGCTCTTAGGAGCTGTGCTCTGA
- the CHRNA10 gene encoding neuronal acetylcholine receptor subunit alpha-10 — MPARRRVLTYGCCSEPYPDVTFTLLLRRRAAAYVCNLLLPCVLISLLAPLAFHLPADSGEKVSLGVTVLLALTVFQLLLAESMPPAESVPLIGKYYMATMTMVTFSTALTILIMNLHYCGPSARPVPAWARALLLGRLARGLCVRERGEPCGQSRPPESSPSPQPPDREAGPPAGPCHEPRCLCHQEALLRHVATITNTFHRHRAAQRCHEDWKRLARVMDRFFLGIFFSMALVMSLLVLVQAL; from the exons ATGCCGGCCCGGCGGCGCGTGCTCACCTACGGCTGCTGCTCCGAGCCCTACCCGGACGTGACCTTCACGCTGCTGCTGCGCCGCCGCGCCGCCGCCTACGTGTGCAACCTGCTGCTGCCCTGCGTGCTCATCTCGCTGCTGGCGCCTCTCGCCTTCCACCTGCCCGCCGACTCGGGCGAGAAGGTGTCGCTCGGCGTCACCGTACTGCTGGCGCTCACCGTCTTCCAGCTGCTCCTGGCCGAGAGCATGCCGCCGGCCGAGAGTGTGCCGCTCATCG GAAAGTACTACATGGCCACCATGACCATGGTCACCTTCTCCACAGCGCTCACCATCCTTATCATGAACCTGCATTACTGTGGGCCTAGTGCCCGCCCAGTGCCAGCCTGGGCTCGGGCCCTCCTTCTGGGGCGCCTGGCACGGGGCCTGTGTGTGCGGGAACGGGGGGAACCCTGTGGGCAGTCTAGGCCTCCTGAGtcatcccccagcccccagcctcctgaCAGAGAAGCTGGCCCACCAGCAGGCCCTTGCCATGAGCCTCGATGTCTCTGCCATCAGGAAGCCCTGCTGCGCCATGTAGCCACCATCACCAACACCTTCCACAGACACAGGGCTGCCCAGCGCTGCCATGAGGACTGGAAGCGCCTGGCCCGTGTCATGGACCGTTTCTTCCTGGGCATCTTCTTCTCCATGGCTCTGGTGATGAGCCTTCTCGTGCTGGTGCAAGCCCTGTGA